The genome window AAACACCaataaacatgaaaaataatgTGAGCTCAGATAAAAGTAATACAAGTATAGTCCTTGATCCTCCACTAAGAAAGACCTAATAGAGCTGGGATTAGATATTCTATCTTCATTGCTCAACAATCTACAACAATTTACAAGAACATGAAAATAATAAACAGCAAATCCAATAACAATATACAAACTACAAGCCTCAGTAAAATCCAGTAATATCATTTGAAATGTGGTTTCAGCAGGTGGTTCTCCCTGTAAACAGGGTCCTGCTTCCACCACACCTCATTCCAGTGGATTATATCATCACCGGCATAAACACAATAATTCACTAATCACAattcaaaattaacaaaaaaatcaacTTAATTAGGCTCAGATCAATTCAGCTTTATCAATCAAGAATTTTCTGAAGCAGAACTGGCATTTAAAGCTGTGTTTACAATCATCACTGCCAAATCTAGTATAAACAAATTAACAGGCTCATATTAAGAAATTCAACCATTTTTATCCTTTTCGCTTCACTGATCGCTCTCAGAAGCGCGGATAATTTATAATCACAGCCAAACtgtaacaaaataattaaaatcacaaATATTGCGGATATATTTAGAggtaaaacaatgaaaaattaattaaaccTCCACGTTAAACACCGCAGAGAATTAAATATATGCCTCAATGACTAGACCTTTTTTCCTGtgtttttatttaaagaaaaaaggCTAAAGGTGTGTGAGGCATGAAATTATTTAACGAGACCGAAAAAAAATGTGAATAATTAATCGAGAAGATTTAGCCGTCGACTTGACACAAAATAAAGCCATAAAAAGTTAGGTACAAGAGGCTAAACTGCAACACTTGACGGCGAAAATTTAGCACAAGCATTGGGGCTTTCTTCTTCATATCTGCAAATTGATGCCTTCGGAGAAGCCCGGGGTGCTACGTGCAAAACAGATTACGATATAGATGTAATTGTGCGTGTTTGTGAATATTGAATTGTAAATAGAGATGTTTGAAATACAATGGATGATGTGAATTGAGAAGAGAGGCGGTGACTGTGAGAATTACGATTgagtgtatgtgtatatataggatCAGGGGATTTTCAAACCCTAGATTGAAGGGCTTATTGGGTTGGTGACCTGGAAAGCCCATTTGATATGGGTCTGTTTTATATGGGCCGGCAAGATTAATCCCATATGATTTTGAGCCATTTTGTGTGTGGGCTTAAACGCTGATTTTAGTGATTTTAGACATTGAACCGAAAACCGCCAATGAAACGTTTAGCAAGTGAGAAGctgattttggttttaaaaaaaaaagaagtgagaagctgatttaatattaaaataaatcagaaattgatttattatcagaaattaatttgatatattatattcggtgatttaaatatttttaattttttttataaaaggaaCTTATAAGTCGTAAGTTATctataaataactttttttgttattatatttttaataactcacaaattattaataaaacaaaattatctaATGAGATATTTAAAATTCTCAGCTTATCATAATGTCAAGCTCAACCAAGCACTCTTTGTTTTGTTGTATTCGAGTCTTTCCTGATTTAGAAACAgtaaaaggaaagaaattgAGAATTCTAAAATTTGTGTGTGTTTGATCAGAATGCATACATAATTATTTccttattttttgtttaaatatttttttattaatagtttTGCATCATTACCATCCGTGTGAAAATCAAATTTTGTTCTTTTTacataaattgaaaaaaaaataaaagctaTCATATTTAAGTTAAAGAAAttagaattataaaatatttaaataatatttatttaaatattcaatatttgaACTCACAAAATTGTAAAAAGCTGCGACTTCGGAACTAGCAGAATACATATTTTGATTTCAAAACATAAATTTGTAGCCTTAGCTATCATCTAAAGACATACACCAGGCTGGCTTCTTAgttcttagagcaagtccaatgcaatgttataagtggtgtcatttctataatttgaaatcaaatgctaaaaatctcaactccaatggggttctatatttggatgcaaagatgcatatatgcatccttggttctaaatTTGAAACCAAAGATGCATTTATGCATTcatgccacatcatcaactaACTATAAGTGGTATGTATAGTGGTGAACTTTAAACAAAGTTTAGGAGAGAGTGACCAAAGTTACTTAATTTTGGAATTATTTGGATGCAaaatgcatctagcattggagttgaagttctattttagcaacaaaaaacattttttggtgctaaactataacaatagctatagctattttgcatcttgcattggacttgctcttacaatTTGAAGACTGGGACACCATTTCAATCATACTATCATCCATGTTAGGTGTCGGTACCCAGCCCATTTAGCAGCAACTCGGATACCAATAGCCAATGCTGCACAGAGCAGTGGGATAGGAACCTTTCTACCTGTTGTAGTAGCTTCAACTTCTCTTTCCTCCAAGGGCTTTTTAGAATGACTAACAATCGCCAATGTGAGATATAATGCAATCACTATAACTCTAACCCAGGGTTCTCCAACGGCGGCTAGAGCAGCTGCGGCAGGCAAAGCAGCTGAAACGTAATCTCGTTTCTTCACAAACCGAGCAAATCCAAACAACCCTGTCAAGAGTGTCCAGAAGAATAGCTCAGAAATGACGCCTCTGACAGCAGCAAAACCAGTGATGCCTGCTACTGTCAGAAGATATGGTTGGCTGCTTACTGCCTCTGAATTTGTAGCCTCTGCAATTGCACATACTGCAGACACCAGGATGATTATTGTTGTAAACTCGGAGACAGGAGTACATGCCACTACCCAAGAGTATAAAGCTCGGAGATTATAAAAGGAATCCTCAAAAAACCTGATCACAGATGTGACTGGATCACCTATGAAATGGAAAACTAGGGCCAGAGCAAGTTTTGAGAGGTCTCCTAGGAACTGAAATATTCCGGTTGCAGCTTTTTTCCAATTATAAAGTTCCCATAATACAGTTCTCCAAGCATAGACAAGGAAACCCAGTGCTGTTTTTGTTAATAAAAGACAGAAAAAGATTAGTTAAAAATTGCAACAACTCGTTGCACTAAAAGAACAGTTGCAATGCATGATTTGCCTTTATGCATAGACTCTAGCTCTTGGACTCTACATTCGACTTAAGTACATATATTACAAGGATCTCACTGCTGCTGACAGTCTGATTAATTCCAGGGTTGGGAGTTATCCAAGTAAATATCAGTTTCAGTTGAACATTTATTTAAGGCACTGTCCTTGTGACAATCTAACTACAAGATGTACCCATGCAAACAAAGATTCACTGGCATGATAACATGCTGTTTTGGAGATAATCAGATTGGGAAACTGTCCAAAACATCTTACTTAGCAAATAATTCGTTTACATATTTTGCAAGCCAAAGGCAGAATTAATCATTTTAACCAGGTCAAACAACGGGCGATTTTATATACTGATAtagattaataaaaaaagaagaagctttagaaaattgaaatattaataagaaaaaGCACTGCATTAAGTCATTAACCAACTTAGTCCATTCGACTCACCAGATTTGTGGGGACCAGTACCATGTGAAAATTCTCTTCTTGCTACTGCTTTTGCAACAGAGATCAAGCATTGACACTTcgtatttatatgtatataaaataatgcTTACAAAAGGATGATATATTGATGCTATACCTGTAGACTCTATTCGAAACATGATCAATTCTTCACATATTAATATTCGCAATTCAGCAATAATTTGTTATCAACTAAGTAGTTAAATTATCTTGAATTTAAACTAGGCAACTAGCCAAGAATATGGCTGGAAGAAGGAAATAATATCACCTCTGTTTAACTGCCATCTAGCTATATGAAACAGTAACACCGGTCCAAGGAACAACCAGTGGCTGCAAAATTATAAACACATGTCCAAAACACAGGTACCATCTTTCACTAGGCAAACACAAGGTTCGCAGTATAGATGAATGGAGATTGATGTTTCAGCATGTACTTTGACTAGGATGTGGATGATAGTGACTCATGATACAAAGATGAAACAGCCATATCTGACCAGTGAACTTAAAGGCCATGTTTTCCTCTCTACTATTCCCAAACTAGCAGTTTTAGTTTCAGGGTTTTAGTTACTTGGACAAGTTTTTAGTATCACAACACTGCTGATGGAAGACTTAAGGCTGACAAACTGTAACGAgacaaaacaaaaaccaaagGATCAAAAATTCAATCTGAAATCTAGATGCAGAATGCCTAGCTCCTCGATTAGCTCGCCTGATAAATTGCACTGTAATACCAAAACAAGatcatttttagttttaaagtagtaagagcaagtccaatggtgtgctatatcttgttctatatctaaattattgaacaaaaactaaaaatctcCACTTTAATGGTGTTCAATATCTAAAAAATACATTTACTTCACAATATAAAGCTTCAGGTGAAAATATGCAATTCTATCCCTAGTCCAATAGTTTCCACACTTCACAGGCTCCTAGTGTTCTACCTTCACCACTAATAACCAACCACATCCAATCCCCcccaaaaaaacaaacaaacaatctTTTCGATAATTAGCACTAAACCAAACATTCCCACAACTTCTACAAAACCAAAAAGtgcaatctatactatactataattagccaacatgggtataatttgtagtcgtacaaatttttggtttggtcatgttcTTTTTAGTTTAGCACTCTCTTTATACAACTAGAAgtctattacttttttttttattaaacaatttcaaatactaataagccaacatgggtataatttgtagtcgtacaaatttttggtttggtcatgttcTTTTTAGTTTAGCACTCTCTTTATACAACTAGAAGtctattacttttttttattaaacaatttgaaatactaaaaacactcctcaTGTATTACAAGACAAAAACTTTATTATTAttctcttaaatataatttataattagttgaaacaactattaataacatatattaatactaaaaaacacttataaatagatgtttaaattataaataataaattatgaattatataaaaGCACGGGTTGAAGGCTAGTAACAGTAATAAAACACAGGCACAAGAACACAAAAGGCCAAACAAGAAGATATACCTATAAAGTAAGGCCACCTAACAGGAGGATCAGGAGCTTCTTGCATCAAATATCGAAACCTCTCAGGCGTAGTACTCAATcccctagcttcattttcaccTTCCTCACCAACACCCTTGTCCCCATTTTCAGCTTTAACCAAAACCCCTAAATTTCTACCTAACGAAAGTTTCGAATTCTTCTCCGAAAATCTATTTGTAAGCTTAAAATCTAAACGGGGTTTTAGGGAAGAGTCTAATGGAAGAGAATTCGTACGGTGAGAGGCGAGTAAGCGGGTTTTTCGAGGGGATTTGGAAAGAAGAGATGGAGGGGTTGGAGAACAAAGAGTTGAGAAAGAGATTGACATTGCAGTGGACTAGTGGGTATAAAATTTTACAGAGGTTCAACAGGTTTTGTTGCCATAGCTATTGTAATAGCAGCGAGAGTCTTCTTAATAGGGTCCGTAGATGGCTCCAGTCTTGGGCCGCAAATGCCGACCGAACACCCCGATATAAAAATATGGGCTTTATATCAAATGGGTCATTTGTTCTGCCCAAAAATCTTACCTAGACCACTcattaaaaaatcatatcatTTAAACCACTAAATTGAGTATATATATCATTCTATTTGATGATGTTATGATAATTGAcagaaaatgttaaatttttaaactTTCGGTCCCGATTCAAAGTTGACGTATTTATCAACGTTGCTTCCAGCATGCATCCGACATGGCGTCtagaaaaaatgataaattaaatagattaatcGGGCCAACCTAATAAAAACATGTAAGTACAATAATAACCCTAGTTAAACTATTTATTCGGGATAAAATAAATCTGGGAGGTCATAACTTCGACCCCCAAGTTTGAAGTGTGACGGAAAGTTTAAAAACATAACATTATCCGTCAATTACCATGACGTCATCAAACGGAATGATATATATACTCAATTTAGTGGTCTAAATGATATGGTTTTTAAATGGGTGGTCTATATGAGATTTTTGGACAGAACGAGTGGCCCCTTTGATATAAAatccataaaaatattaaaatttgcatATTTTAGTAATATATACTCTCTCAGTCCCACCAGATTATTTAcggtttcttttttgggatgtaTCACCCAATTTttgagagcaagtccaagagtacTTAATGGATgccattaaaaataataaaataagatgtCTTAGAAGTTGAGTACATCACTTTTATACATTTACTCCAACAAGAAGTCTTATCCACAAgcctttttattaaaatattaatatttggaaTGAAAAGGTAGAGGGAAAAGTAGTGgtgagagaagagagagaatgataatatattattattaaaagtgaaATGAGGCTCAAGTAGGTGAGCTCTAAAAATAGGGCTGGAGTAAGTTGTCCTCGTGATTTAAAGTATCACTAGGGTACTGTTGGAGCAATATTTTGAACTTGCTCttacattccaaaacttaccaaaaatagtcgatGGGTCCCATCACTCCCAACATTTTCTCCCTTTTCATACTATTTTTACTCCTTTTTCACACTATTTCTACTCCATTATAtcccttttatacattaaaaattaatgggtcccactacttcacccacttttctttctctttttcactactttatacatatttcttaacttccGTGCTCAACTTCAACGTAAAGAACTCAccgagacggagggagtatcgaataatatttttaggttaaattaatataattggcaGTCTTGATTATTAAAgacaagaaaataaataaaatttctaactactttttggatataaaataatcaacaaaattacatatttaataGGCAACACAACTAATCCAAATAATTACATTGACTtcacataatattatatataacttcattattcaaaataattatataattaataaccttctcatttatttgaaaattcagATTCtttgcaaataattaaaataatcattaccaaattattaatattttaaataatttaaaaacaaaaaaaatattataacaagacatgaatattttttataatttaaatttgaaggtataaacaaataaaattttgaaatcaaaagatAATTCTGTATTagattaaaataacaaaataatgattttaataaaaattaatgataattgctcatatgaatttaaattcaaaaatgcaCATAAACGTAAATGTATTTAACAATTATTTACCATAATTACACTAACtcacataatatttaaatgatataattatacacaTTATTGCATAACCGAATTGCACGAAGATGTATTATCCCATATAATCGCACAAAGATATTCGATATCCCACCGGCCCTgaacataattaaatttatagtttTCAAAGCACGtcaaattagataaaaataaaatattttattcatgtttttaaaaaaaatattaatataataataaaataatttctaaaaatCTAGATTGTCACATAGTCAAAATTCAATTAGACTTCAAGAACAACGGTTGTGGGAGgctcaataaaaaatatatgcgatataaatgttaaatatgtgtattttttatcatatacaagttcaaataatatatgaagATGATCTTGCTCATGCACACAAAGATAACAATTTAAGTATCCAGTAAAATTTCCGTtaatcattttcatcatcatctAACTAAGTTTAACTTCACTTTGACTTAGCTAACTTTTAAAGATTTACCAACTTTTTTGATTATCGATTAGTTGGTTGTCTTGTTTAGttgaatgttttttttttaacgtaggaacccgcggACGCTATCTTTCGAGTGCGccctgggtaaacccacgagctcacgtaatagactgcaaactacgtgaaccaagaTAAACCGTACTTAAACGACATCTTTAACTAAATTCGtacttataataatatcaaaaataattaattaacaataaaatacaagtcaataaaaataataatagtcAAGACTAGTACATATCTATGATGACGTGTAAATATAATTGTTTTCAATAAAatccttattatatatataaaaaagtcatatatatatatatatatatatatatatatatatatatatgataaatgatCATGAATTATATACTACCAAGATcttgatttatattatataagatgTTGATATATTGTATCATGAATTATATACTACCGAGATcttgatttatattatataagatgTTGATatattgtatcaaaaatattggAATAAATTACAAATGGCGATGATATAATGAGTTTGAACATGGAGGAGGATTTTGCGATCCATCATAAGTTGCATTAACATTGGAGCATGAAGCAGTTGTTTGTTCACCACCATCCAAACTTAGATCTATAGTGTCTAGTTCAATTCCTTGACATGGCATTGTAGAACTGCATTGAAGATTGATTGCGACTTCTGACTTAGATATTCCATGTACATTTATAAACTTGACATCACTAACTTGAACATGTGAAGGGTCTTCCTGCaaaataaataagtagaaaatataattttgttagtaATATTGGACATAGAgaatggtgtgtgtgtgtgtgtgtacatacatacatacatacatatatatatatatatatatatggaagatgttttgtgcacataattgtgtacaaaattttgcacATAATGACATGTAGTAGGTTTTTATCGGAATGCCCCCCTGTATTCAAATCAACCACATCAATtgtcatgtcattatgtacaaattttatgtacacaattatgtgcacctagcactactctatctctatatatgtgtgtgtatgcgCGCGCGCACACAGATATACATCCAtgcaattatatttgaaatacatACGCCACACTCATGAGATCCTCCACAATATTGTTGATCGATAATTATAGGATTACTAGCTTGATCAATAGTGATGTCATGAAATGTGACATCAGAAACAGTTGCGGAACAATCAGaagtccatgttttaattcgAACACCATTTTCCGTAGAAGTCATAGTGCAACTCATAACATGCACCCCGCTCACACTTCCGTCGTCTGCATTTTTTCCAATGCTTCCGATGCTAATACCATGTCCGGGTCCACAATTAATTCCAGTGATATTAATGTTTTGAGTTCCTTCTCCAATTGATATGCAGTCATCTCCCGTTCCAATATCTGAGTTTAAAATGTTGATGTTATTCGCTTCGCTAGTG of Daucus carota subsp. sativus chromosome 3, DH1 v3.0, whole genome shotgun sequence contains these proteins:
- the LOC108210410 gene encoding uncharacterized protein LOC108210410; the protein is MSISFSTLCSPTPPSLLSKSPRKTRLLASHRTNSLPLDSSLKPRLDFKLTNRFSEKNSKLSLGRNLGVLVKAENGDKGVGEEGENEARGLSTTPERFRYLMQEAPDPPVRWPYFIALGFLVYAWRTVLWELYNWKKAATGIFQFLGDLSKLALALVFHFIGDPVTSVIRFFEDSFYNLRALYSWVVACTPVSEFTTIIILVSAVCAIAEATNSEAVSSQPYLLTVAGITGFAAVRGVISELFFWTLLTGLFGFARFVKKRDYVSAALPAAAALAAVGEPWVRVIVIALYLTLAIVSHSKKPLEEREVEATTTGRKVPIPLLCAALAIGIRVAAKWAGYRHLTWMIV
- the LOC135151367 gene encoding exopolygalacturonase-like, encoding MDSNKPFSKVSVILFLVIFCDKVCSYDTSRVKKHGDNAHEKFYDINSLLDSWQEACQSESGGIVSVPDGTFQLDPIEFEGPCKNQVTFQLDGTLQAPTGIINGDDWIKFHNIDGLIIQGSGTLDGQGASAWQDKCPSCPPLTTSLTLSSVTNAQVTGITSLNSKGYHIKVNKGGGTTIEHVTITAPEDSPNTDGIHTSEANNINILNSDIGTGDDCISIGEGTQNINITGINCGPGHGISIGSIGKNADDGSVSGVHVMSCTMTSTENGVRIKTWTSDCSATVSDVTFHDITIDQASNPIIIDQQYCGGSHECGEDPSHVQVSDVKFINVHGISKSEVAINLQCSSTMPCQGIELDTIDLSLDGGEQTTASCSNVNATYDGSQNPPPCSNSLYHRHL